The Stenotrophomonas indicatrix DNA segment GCGAGCGCGCTTGACGGCGGTCGCCAGCTGACGCTGGTACTTCGACTTGGTACCGGTGACGCGGCTCGGCACGATCTTGCCGTTCTCGGTCAGGTACTGGCGCAGGGTGTTGAGATCCTTGTAGTCGATCTCCTTGACACCTTCGGCCGTGAACTTGCAGAACTTGCGGCGACGGAAGAACTTGGACATGTCAGTGCTCCTTAGGCGGCCGAAGCGGCGTCGTCGCCGGCATCGTTGTCAGCGGCGGGGGTGGTTTCGCCTTCTTCGTCATCACGACGACGACGCTCACCACGCTCGGGCTTGTCGCCCTTCTCGTCCTTGCTCTTCATGATCAGCGACTGCTCGGTGTCAGCCTCGTCACGCTTGATGACCAGGTTGCGCAGGACGGCGTCGTTGAAGCGGAAGCTTTCGGTCAGCTCGGTCAGCACGGCCTGGTCGACTTCGATGTTCAGCAGCACGTAGTGCGCCTTCACCAGGTTCTGGATCGGGTACGCCAGCTGGCGGCGGCCCCAGTCTTCCAGACGGTGGATGGTGCCGTTGCCGTTCTCGACCAGCGACTTGTAGCGCTCGATCATGGCCGGGACCTGCTCGCTCTGGTCCGGGTGGACCATGAACACGATTTCGTAATGACGACTCATGTTTTTCTACCTTTCGGATGTGGCCTTGCGGCCGGACAGCCCCCCGCCGTTGATACCGCGGTGGGGCAAGGGATCCTGCCAGGGAGGCAGGAAGCTGCGCATTATGGCGCAGATGGGGCTGCCGGGCAACCGGCGAGCCGCAGAGCGACCTGAACCTGGTAGCGCCGGGCCATGCCCGGCGAACGCGGAAACCGCCCCGGGCTACCCCAGATCCACATGCAGGCGGTGCTGGCCGCATTGCAGGCACTGGAACAGGCAGCCCACCATCTCCCCGTCCCGGCTCAGGTGTTCCAGCAACCAGTCGGAGTCGCGCGGGTTGACCTCGGCCACGTCCGGCCGGACCTGGTCGAGGATGGGCAGGAGGTCCTCGCTGCCGGCAAAGCCGAGGAAGGCGCAGGGCCGTTCACAATGGCTCAGCCAGACCGATTGTTGCCAGGACGAGTAGCCCGGGGTGCGCTCGCAGATCTCCAGCAACTGCCCGCGGGGAATGGTCGGTGGCGGATCGGCCGGGTCCGGCGACACCCCCTCGATATCGCTCCAGCCGGTGAATTCACCCTCGTAACTGGCCGCTGCCCTGCCATCGGCGATACACCAGGGGCACAGGTAATCGGGACGCAGAGGTGTGTAGAACGGCCCCCGGTAACGAAGCGTCCGCGACTGACCGCAGCAGTCACAGATCCCGTCAACCTCTTCGAAGGAGAGGGCGTAGGCGTTGGGGTGATAAATGAAAAGCGGTCGTTCCATCCGTGGATCCCTTCCCTGCCGACCAAGGTCGGCATCTACCAGAGCAGGTTCCGATAGCGCCGGACCACGTCCGGCGGACGCCAGAACCGGCCGTCAGGCCTTGTCGGCGTCGGTGGTGAAGCTCTCGCCGCAGCCGCACTCGGCGGTGGCATTCGGGTTGCTGAACGTGAAGGTCTCGCTCAGGCCATGCTTGCCGAAGTCGATCACGGTGCCGTCCACCAGGGCCAGGCTCTTGGCGTCTACATAGATCTTCACCCCGTCCTGGTCGAACACGGTGTCGTCCGCGCGCTCGTCGCGGGCCAGGTCGGTGATGTGGCCCCAGCCGGAGCAGCCGGTCTTGGTCACGCCAAAACGCAGGCCCAGCGCGCCGGGGGTCTGGGCGACGAAGCGCTGTACGCGCTCGAAGGCAATAGGGGTCAGGCTGACAGCCATGATGGATCACTCCAGAGGTACCGGGACATTATAGGGAGCCGATGACCGCAGAAATGCCTCGCAAGCAGAACGCTGCAACCGGTAAACTCCCGTGTTCATAGATCGAGTCGATCAGCAGAGGATTCAAGTCATGACGGTGGTCAGCGTTGAACATGCGCTTGCCGGGAAGATCCCGGAAGGTGGCGAAGTCACGGTACGCGGTTGGGTGCGCACGGTGCGCGGTTCAGCAAATCTGGCTTTCGTGAATGTGACCGACGGCTCCTGCTTCGCCCCGATCCAGGTGGTGGCCGGCGACGCGCTGGCCAACTTCGACGAGATCAAGCGCCTGACCACCGGCTGCTCGCTGGTGGCCACCGGCACCCTGGTGAAGTCGCAGGGCAAGGGCCAGTCGTTTGAGATCCAGGCCAGCGCGGTCGAGGTGGTCGGCTGGGTCGAAGACCCGCTCACCTACCCGATCCAGCCCAAGCCGATGACGCCGGAATTCCTGCGTGAAGTGGCGCACCTGCGCCCGCGCACCAACCTGTTCGGCGCAGTCACCCGCATCCGCAACTGCCTGGCCCAGGCTGTGCACCGTTTCTTCCACGAGAACGGCTTCAACTGGATCAGCACCCCGATCATCACCACCTCCGATGCCGAAGGCGCCGGCCAGATGTTCCGCGTGTCCACCCTGGACATGGTGAACCTGCCGCGTGACGCCCAGGGCGGGATCGACTTCAGCCGCGATTTCTTCGGCAAGGAAACCTTCCTGACCGTGTCCGGCCAGCTGAACGTCGAGGCCTACTGCCTGGCACTGAGCAAGGTGTACACCTTCGGCCCGACCTTCCGCGCCGAGAACAGCCACACCACCCGCCACCTGGCGGAGTTCTGGATGATCGAGCCGGAAATCGCCTTCGCCGACCTGGCCGAAGACGCACGCCTGGCAGAAGAGTTCCTGAAGTACCTGTTCCGCGCGGTGCTGAACGAGCGCGGCGACGACCTGGCCTTCATCGCCGAGCGCGTGGACAAGAACGCGATCACCAAGCTGGAAGACTTCATCAACGCGCCGTTCGAACGCATCGATTACACCGATGCGGTCAGCCTGCTGCAGAAGTCCGGAAAGAAGTTCGACTTCCCGGTCGAATGGGGCCTGGACCTGCAGACCGAGCACGAGCGCTGGCTGACCGAGGAGCACGTGGGTCGCCCGGTGGTGGTGACCAACTACCCCGAGCACATCAAGGCCTTCTACATGCGCCTGAACGATGACGGCAGGACCGTCGCGGCGATGGACGTGCTGGCCCCGGGCATCGGCGAGATCATCGGTGGCAGCCAGCGCGAAGAGCGCCTGGACGTGCTGGATGCACGCATGGCGCAGTTCGGCCTGGATCGCGAGCACTACAGCTGGTACCGCGATTTCCGCCGCTACGGCTCGGTCCCGCACGCCGGCTTTGGCCTGGGCTTCGAGCGCCTGGTGGTCTACGTCTGCGGCCTGTCCAACATCCGCGATGCGATCCCCTACCCGCGCGCCCCGGGCAGCGCGGACTTCTAAGCCCTCACCCGCGACCACGGAGGTACTACCCCATGACCCTGTTCTTCGCCCTGTGTTTCGTCGGCGTAGCAGTGGCCGGGTTCAGTGCCTTCGTGATCTTCTGGCCGCTGACCCTGGTGCATGTGCGCGACCGCCATCCGGCGCTGGCACAGCGCTTCGGCAGTGGCGCCTTCCTCAAGCCCGATGCGCTGGGCTGGCTGCTGCGGCGCGAATACCGCACCCAGCCGGACCGCTCGCTGTCCGGGCTGGCGACGCCCGCCTGGGTATCGCTGCTGACCCTGCTGGCCGGACTGGGCATGGCTGCCCTGCTCTGGCTGGCCTCGCTCTGGTAATACACACATGAACGACCTTTCCCACGTCCGCGACAGCTGGTGGCTGGCCAGCCTCGGCAACACCCTGATCTGGGCGCGCCTGCGTATCCGCGAGGCCGGCACTGCCGAAGTGCTGGACAGCGATGGCAATACGCTGAGCTACGACAGCGAAGACACCGCCCGCTCGCAGCTGTTCGATGCCGAGTTCGTCGAGTACGACGGCCTGGATGAAGAAGATGCGCTGGTGCGCGGCTTCTCGCTGCATGAAGTGCAGCCACCGCAGGCAGGCAGTGACGAAGGCCTGCGCGGACGCATGGTGCAGTCGCTGGGCAGCCGCGCCTGAGGCCAACCGATGTTCACCCCGCGCGCTTTCGCCGAGACCGACCTGTTGTGGCTGGATCGCCTGCTGGCGCGTGATCCATTCGTCACCGTGCTCACCACTGGTAACGACGGGCTGCCGGAACTGACCCGGCTGCCGGTGCTGTACCAGCGCAACGGCGACCACATCGAGCTGCGTGGCCACTGGGCCCGGGCCAACCCGCAGGCACGCCACACCGGTGTGTCCAAAGTGCTGGTGGACGGGCCGCATGGCTATGTATCGGCCAGCTGGTACCCGGACAAGGAGCCTGCCGCGCGGGTGCCTACCTGGAACTACGCCGCCGCCGAGCTGCGCGGCCAGCTGCAGCCGTTCGACGACACCGATGCCCTGGCCCAGCTGGTCAGCGATATCGGCGACCACTTCGAAGCCAGCGTCGGCCAGGACTGGCGGTTCGAACCCGAACGAGACGACCACCGGCGCCAGCTGCGCGGCATCGTCGGCTTCCGCTTCACCGTCGAGCAGGTGCAGCTGAAGCTGAAGCTTAGCCAGAACCACCCCGGGGCCAACCAGCAGGTGGTGATCGCCGAACTGGAACGCCTGGAAACTCCCCGTTCCACCGAACTGGCGCAGTGGATGCGCCAGTATCGCGACGAAGCCGCCGCAAGCGGCTGAGCGCCCTGTTTCCCGCGACGACGCGACCAGAACGGCCGCGCCTTGCCCTCACCCGACGTCAGGGACCCCGAACATGAAAGACATCCACAAGCTGCTGCAGAACAACCGCGAATGGGCAGACCGGATCGAGAAGGAAGACCCGGACTTCTTCCATCAGCTGGCCAAGCAGCAGCATCCGGAATACCTGTGGATCGGCTGTTCCGATTCGCGCGTGCCGGCCAACCAGATCATCGGCATGGCCCCGGGTGAGGTGTTCGTGCATCGCAACGTGGCCAACGTGGTGGTGCATACCGACCTGAACTGCCTCAGCGTGATCCAGTACGCCGTGGACCAGTTGAAGGTGAAGCACATCCTGATCGTCGGCCACTACGGCTGCGGCGGCGTGCACGCCAGCTTGAACAACACGCGGGTGGGCCTGGCTGACAACTGGCTGCGCCATGTCGGTGACGTGGCACAGAAGCACGCCGCGATCATGGATGCGATCGAGGAGCCTGAGCTGAAGCATGCACGTCTGTGCGAGTTGAACGTGATCGAGCAGGTGGTCAACGCCTGCCGCTCGACGATCGTGCAGGACGCCTGGGCCCGCGGCCAGAAGCTGATGGTGCACGGCTGGGTGTACAGCCTGAAGGACGGTCGCGTGCGCGAAATGGGCATCGACGTGGGCGCACCGGAAGACCTGCAGCCTGCGTATGAGAAGGCCCTGTCCTACGTCCCGCGCCGCGGCCGGCGCGACTGACCCTCCCTCTCACGGACATCCCCCATGCTTGCCTCCCCCATCAACCTGCTGGGCTGGATCGAGGAAAACCGGCATCTGTTGAAGCCGCCGGTCGGCAACAAGATGATCGACAACGGCGATTTCATCGTGATGGTGGTCGGCGGGCCGAACAGCCGCACCGATTTCCACTACGACGAAGGCCCGGAGTGGTTCTATCAGCTGGAAGGCGAGATGGTGCTGAAGGTGCAGGAGGATGGCGCGGTGCGCGATATCCCGATCCGTGCCGGCGAAATCTTCCTGCTGCCGGGCAAAGTGCCGCACTCACCGCGGCGCCCACCCGGTGGCGTCGGCCTAGTGGTGGAACGCAAGCGCCTGCCGCATGAGCGCGATGGCGTGATCTGGCATTGCGAGCGCTGCAATCACAAGCTGTACGAAGAGTACTTCACGCTGCAGAACATCGAGACCGACCTGCCGAAGGTGTTCGCACGCTACCAGGCCAGCCTGGAACTTCGCACCTGCAGCGAGTGTGGCCACGTGGATCCGTTGCCGGCACCGGCGGCGGCCTGACAACGCCACCGCGCTGGTAGATGCCCACCCTGGTTGGCGCTTGTTCGCACGTGCGCCAACCAAGGTTGGCGGCTACCGCATCATGCGGCGCTGGCGCTGGGTTCGCAGCCACCGGGTGATGCCCCAGGCGCTACACTGGCAGTCCCGTTGCAGCCTGTTGCCCGACCATGTCCGACCTGCTCAGCCGCACCCACGCCATTGCCCTTGATGCCGCCGATCCGTTGCGGCCGCTGCGGCAGGAATTCCTGATTCCGCGCCACGGCGGCGGTGAGCAGACCTACTTCGTCGGCAACTCGCTGGGCCTGCAGCCGCGCGGCGCACAGGCGGCGGTGCAGGAAGTGATGAAGCAGTGGGGCGAACTGGCAGTGGAAGGCCACTTCACCGGGCCGACCCAATGGCTGTCGTACCACCGTCTGGTCAGCGCGCAGCTGGCACGCGTGGTCGGCGCACTGCCCAGCGAAGTGGTGGCGATGAATACGCTGAGCGTGAACCTGCACCTGATGATGGTCAGCTTCTACCGGCCAACGGCCGAACGCCCGGTGATCCTGATGGAAGCCGGCGCGTTTCCGACTGACCGCCATGCAGTGGAAGCGCAGATCCGCTTCCATGGCTTCGACCCGGCCGACTGCCTGGTGGAAGTGCAGCCGGATGAAGCCAACGGCACGATCTCGATGGCCGCGATCGAGCGCGCGATCGCCGCGCACGGTCCGCGCCTGGCGCTGGTGCTATGGCCTGGCGTGCAGTACCGCAGCGGCCAAGCCTTCGACCTCGATGCCATCACCCGTGCCGCACGCCTGCAGGGCGCGCGCATCGGTTTCGACCTGGCGCACTCGGTCGGTAACCTGCCACTGCACCTGCATGACGTCGCCCCGGATTTCGCCGTGTGGTGCCACTACAAGTACCTCAACAGCGGCCCGGGCGCTGTGGCCGGTGCGTTCGTGCACGAGCGCCATCATCGCGACACCACGCTGCCACGCTTTGCCGGCTGGTGGGGCCATGACGAAGCCACCCGCTTCCAGATGGCACCGCAGTTCCAGCCCGCGGTCGGTGCCGAGGGCTGGCAGCTGAGCAATCCGCCGATCCTCGGCCTGGCGCCACTGCGTGCATCGCTGGACCTGTTCGAACGTGCCGGCATGGAATCGCTGCGCAGCAAGTCGCTGGCACTGACCGGCATGCTCGACGCCCTGGTCCGCGCGCGCCTGCCGCAGGTGCTGGAGATCGTCACCCCGGCCGAGCCTGAGCGCCGCGGCTGCCAGCTGTCGCTGCGGGTGATCGGCGGCCGCGAGCGCGGACGCGCCCTGTTCGAACATCTGCGCGCCATCGGCGTGCTGGGTGACTGGCGCGAACCGGACGTCATCCGCATCTCGCCCACCCCGCTCTACAACCGTTACCTGGACGTGCACCACTTCGTCGAGGAAGTGGAAGCCTGGGCCGGCCTTTAAGCCGCCCTCCCCCTACTGCTGGACAGTTCGTTGATCGCACATGCATCCCGCTCGCTGAGCATAGTCGGCGCCGGCCTGGCCGGATCCCTGCTGGCCATCCTGCTATCTCGGCAGGGCTGGCGCATCACCCTGTACGAACGCCGTGGCGATCCGCGCATCGCCGATTATGAAAGCGGCCGTTCGATCAACCTGGCCCTGGCCGAGCGCGGACGCAACGCGTTGCGCCAGGCCGGCGTGGAAGACGAAGTGATGGCGCGCGCGGTGATGATGCGCGGACGCATGGTGCATCCACGCGAGGGGGAGCCGCAGCTGCAGCGCTACGGTCGCGACGACGGCGAAGTGATCTGGTCGATCCATCGCAGCGACCTCAACACCACACTGCTGGAACTGGCCGAGCAGGCCGGTGCCATCGTGCATTTCCACCGCCGCCTGCATACGGTCGATTTCGATGCCGGCTACGCGCGCTTCATCGATGATCGTGACGACAGCCCGCACGATATCCGCTTCGATACGCTGGTGGGTGCCGATGGCGCCGGCTCGGCGCTGCGCGCGGCGATGAACCGGCGCGAACCGCTGGGCGAGGACATTGCCTTCCTCGACCATTCCTACAAGGAACTGGAAATTCCGCCGAGCGACGATGGCGGCTTCCGCATCGAGCGCAATGCCCTGCATATCTGGCCGCGCGGCCACTACATGTGCATCGCCCTGCCCAATCACGAGGGCACGTTCACCGTGACCCTGTTCCTGCCCAACCAGGGCGATCCGAGTTTCGCTACGGTCAACACCGGCGTCCAGGCGGAAGCACTGTTCGCGCGCGAGTTCGCCGATACCCTGCCGCTGATCCCCAACCTGCGTGCGGACTGGGAGCAGCATCCGCCGGGCCTGCTCGGCACGCTCACCCTGGAACGTTGGCACCAGCAGGACCGCGCCGTGCTGATTGGCGATGCCGCGCACGCGATGGTGCCGTTCCATGGCCAGGGCATGAACTGTGCGTTCGAGGACTGCGTGGCACTGGCCCGCCATCTGATGGCGGCGGATGACCTGCAGAGCGCCTTCGCCGCGTTCGAAGCCGAGCGCAAACCGAACGCGCGTGCGATCCAGCAGATGGCGCTGGAGAATTATCTGGAGATGCGCGACCGGGTGGCCGATCCGGCCTTCCTGCTGCAGCGCGAGCTGGAACAGGAACTGCAGCGGCGCTGGCCGACGCGTTTCGTCCCGCACTACACGATGGTGACCTTCCTGCACACGCCCTATGCCGAGGCACTGCGCCGCACCGACATCCAGCGCGAGATGCTGATCACCGCCACCGCTGGCCACGATACGCTGGACAACATCGACTGGAATGCACTGGAGGCGCAGATCCATGCGCGGCTGCCGGTGCTGGAGGGCGCGCACTGATGGCCGACAGCTTCCTGTTCTACGACCTGGAAACCTTCGGCCAGGATCCACGCCGTACCCGCATCGCCCAGTACGCGGCGATCCGTACCGACAGCGATCTCAACGAGATCGACACGCCGGCCAGCTTCTTCGTTCGCCCTGCCGATGATCTGCTGCCCTCGCCGATGGCCACGATGGTCACCGGCATCACCCCGCAGCAGGCGCTGGCCGAAGGCATCAGCGAAGCCGAAGCATTCGATCGCATCAATGAGCAGCTGTCGCGTCCCGGCACCTGCGCGCTGGGCTACAACACCCTGCGCTTCGACGACGAGTTCATCCGCTACGGCCTGTTCCGCAACTTCCACGACCCATACGAGCGCGAGTGGCGCAATGGCAATTCGCGCTGGGACCTGCTGGACATGCTGCGGCTGATGCATGCCATCCGTCCGGACGGCATCCACTGGCCCAAGCGTGAGGATGGCGCCACCTCGTTCAGGCTCGAACACCTCGCCGAGGCCAACGGCGTGCGCGAGGGCGATGCGCACGAAGCACTGTCGGACGTGCGCGCGACGATCGGCATGGCGCGCCTGTTCAAGCAGTCGCAGCCGCGCCTGTGGGACTACGCGTTGAAGCTGCGCGACAAGCGTTTCGTCGGCAGCCTGCTCGACATCACCGCATTGAAGCCGGTGCTGCATATCTCGATGCGGTACCCGGCCAGCCGCCTGTGCGCGGCGCCGGTATTGCCGCTGGCGGTACATCCGACCATCAACAACCGGGTGATCGTGTTCGACCTCGATGGCGACATCGATGACCTGCTGGAGCTGCCCGCCGAGCTGATCGCCCAGCGTCTGTACCTGCGTGCCAGCGAACTGCCCGAAGGCGTCGCCCGGGTGCCGTTGAAGGAAGTGCACCTGAACAAGGTGCCGGCGCTGGTGGCCTGGAACCACCTGCGCGCCGATGACCACGCACGACTCGGGCTGGACGTGGCAGCGATCGAAGCCAAGGTCGAACGATTGCGCGCGTTCGCACCCCAGTTGGCCGAAAAGGCGCGCCAGGTCTACAACCAGCCACGCGCGGCGAGCGTGTCCGACGTGGACGCTTCGCTGTACGACGGCTTCCTCGGTGCCGGCGACAAGCCGCTGCTGGCATTGGCACGGACCACGCCACCGGAACAGTTGGCTGCACTGGAAGGCCGCTTCCGCGACCCGCGGCTGCCCGAGCTGTTGTTCCGCTACCGCGCCCGCAATCATCCCGGCAGCCTCGCACCGGAAGAACGCGAGCGCTGGAATGCCTATCGCCGCCAGCGCCTGTCCGGCGAGGAAGGCATGGGCGAACTCAACCTGGCCCAGTACCAGCAGCAGTTGGATGCGCTGGCGGCCGAAGCACCCGACGACGTTCGCCGCGCCACGCTGCTGCAATCGCTGCGTGACTGGGGCCAGCACCTGCAGGAGGACCTGTGAGCACCTATTTCTCCGATGCCAGTTTCAAGTTCCTGCGCAGCCTGGCGCTGCACAACGACAAGACCTGGTTCAACGACCATCGCCAGCAGTACGAAGACCACGTGCGGCAGCCGTTCCTGCGCCTGCTGGGTGACCTGCAGCCGGCGCTGACCGAGGTGAGCGGACACTTCCGCGCAGACACCCGTGGCGTGGGCGGCTCATTGTTCCGCATCCACCGCGACGCGCGTTTTTCCAACGATAAATCGCCGTACAAAATCTGGCAGGGCGCGCGCCTGTTCCATGAGCGCCGCCGCGAAGTGGCCGCGCCCTCGTTCTACGTGCACCTGCAACCGGGCGAAAGCTTCGTCGGCGCCGGGCTGTGGCATCCCGAGCCGGAAACCCAGCGCCGCGTCCGCCACTTCATCCTCGACAACCCGGGCAGCTGGAAGGCAGCAGCGCATGCACCGGCGCTGCGCAGGCGTTTCGACTTCGAGGAAACCGAGAAACTGGTGCGCCCACCGCGCGGCTTCCCGGCCGACTTCGAGTTCATCGATGACCTCAAGCACCGCAACTGGGTGATGTGGCGTTCGCTGGACGATGCCACGATGACCGGCCCGCGCCTGCTGTCCACGCTCGGCAAGGACCTGGCGGCGCTGGGCCCGTTCGTCGACTACCTGTGCGCTGCACTGGATCTGGAATTCTGATCGCCGCCAGAGCCATCACAGGCATCACCCATCGTTCACCACCGGCACCCCTACTTGCGGCAGGCTGTGCACCATGAAGAAGCTCATTGGCATCCTCGTTCTGCTGATCGCCGTGGTGGCGGGCTGGTGGTTCGGTGGCCCGTACCTGACCGTGCATGGCCTGTCCAAGGCCATCGAACAGCGCGACACCGCGCGCCTGGAACGCTACGTGGATTTCCCTCGCGTACGCACCAGCCTGCGCGCCCAGCTCAATGATTACCTGGTGCGCCAGGCCGGCCCCGAGGTGGCTGCCAGCCCCTTCGGCGCCCTGCTGTATGGGTTGGGCGACCAGTTGGGCGGTGCCGCGGTGGAAACGATGGTCACCCCCACCGGCATCGCCGCGATGCTGCAGGGCCACGTGCTATGGAAGCGCGGTCGCAATGAACTGCAGGGTGGCGATGCCTTCGGCACGACCGAACCGGCACGACCGCTGAAGCATGCCGAACACCACTTCGAAGCGCTGGACCGCTTCGTGGTCGACGTTGATCGCGGCCCAGGCCAGCAACCGTTGAAGGTAGTGCTGGAACCGCAGGGCCTGCGCTGGAAGGTGGTGGACCTGCAGCTGGGGATGTCGGGAAGCCCGTAGCCCCGCTCTGGTAGACGCCCACCTTGGTGGGCGCGGCTGCGCCGCGATGCCAACCAAGGTTGGCAACTACCGGGCATGGCGCTCTGGTAGATGCCCACCTTGGTGGGCGCCGATACATGGCAGTGCCAACCAACGGTTGGCACCCACCGGCCATGGTTTCAGCCCTCGTTGGCGACCCCATGCGGCACATGGCCGGCGGCCACGTGTTCACGCGCACTGTCGATGTTGTGCTGCGAATCGTCAAAGAAGATATCGGCACCGAACGCCTGCAGGAACGGACCCTTGTGTCGCCCACCGAGGAACAGTGCCTCGTCCAGGCGCACGCCCCATTCGCGCAGGGTGCGGATCACCCGCTCATGCGCCGGTGCAGAACGCGCGGTCACCAGCGCCGTGCGGATGGGCGCGCTGTCGCCAGCCGGGAATACTTCCTGCAAGGTGTGCAGCGCAGAGAGGAAACCACGGAACGGACCGCCACTGAGTGGCTCGCGCGCACGCTCGCGTTCGTGCCGGCCGAAGGCTTCCACGCCCTGCTCGCGCGAGATGCGCTCGCTCTCATCGCCGAAGATCACCGCATCACCATCGAAGGCGATGCGCAGCTGCCCGGCCGGGCGGGTGATGTCGATCTGGTCGGCGGCAGCGGCAGCGGTCTCGCCCGGTGGCTTGGGCAGGATGGTTGCCGCGGCGATGCCGTGGCGCAGCGCGCTGCGCACCGATTCCGGATTGGCCGACAGGAACAGGTCGGTGCCGAACGGCTTCACGTACGGCCAGGTCGGCTCACCGGCGGTGAAGGTCGCGCGGATGATGCCCAGCCCGTAGTGCTGGATGGAATTGAAGATGCGCAGGCCGGTATCGGCCGAGTTGCGCGACAGCAGGATCACTTCCACGCGCGGGTTCTCGGGGCTCGCGCCCTGGTTCAGCGCCAGCAGCTTGCGCACCACCGGGAAGGCCACGCCCGGCCCGAGGATGTCGTCCTCGTGCTGGCGCTGGTACTCGGCATAGGCGGCCACGCCATCGCTCTCGAACAGCGCATGGCTTTCTTCCAGGTCGAACAGCGCACGCGAGGTCACCGCGACGGTCAGCAAACGGGGGGAATTGTCGCCCATCGGTGGGGTCCTTCAAGCGGTCGGCAGTGCCGGCCGCCTATTGTCGTCAAAAAACGAACTGTTCGCTCAGGATCCGGTCTTCCAGGTTGTGCTCCGGGTCGAACAGCAGGGTCACCCGGTGCTCGCGCGACTCACGGATCGTCACTTCGACCACATCGCGGGTCTCGTGCGAATCGGCGGTGACGCTGACCGGACGCTTGTAGGGATCGAGCACGCGGAAGCGCACTTCGGTGTCAGCCTTGAGGATGGCGCCGCGCCAGCGGCGCGGGCGATACGGGGCCAGCGGCGTCAGGGCAATGGTGTGCGAGCCCAGCGGCAGCACCGGTCCATGCGCCGAGTAGTTGTAGGCGGTGCTTCCTGCCGGTGTGGCCACCAGCACACCATCACCGATCAGTTCGCCCACCCGCTCCTGGCCATTGAGGTCGATGCCGATATGCGCCGCCTGCCGGGTCTGGCGCAGCAGCGAGACGTCGTTGTAGGCCAGCGACCCGGTGGTAGTGCCCGATTCGGTAAGCGCCACCATCTCCAGCGGTCGCAGGTGGGCCGGCTCGGCACGGGCGATACGCGCGTGCACGTCGTCGTCGCCACGGTACTGGTTCATCAGGAAACCCACCGTGCCCAGCTTCATGCCGAAAACCGGTTTGCCCAGGTGTCCGTGACGATGCAAGGTCTGCAGCATGAAGCCATCGCCACCGAGCGGACACAGCACGTCGGCCTGGTCGGGCGCGTGGTCGCCATAGCGCGAGACCATCGCTGCGCGGGCCATCTGCGCGGGTTCGGTGGTACTGGCCAGGAAAGCGATGCGGGGGGTGTCGCTCATCGGTGGATCCGGGGGAAGGCGTGGTGGAGAGCATAACCGAGCGCCGGGGGATGGACCCCGCGTGGCGGATGACCGGCATATCCGCCGGGACACGCCGTAAACCCATCCATGGGGGCTCGATCGCGCCATCCATGGCGCTCACGGTCCCGGCGGATATGCCGGTCATCCACCTGGCAGATTCACGGCCGGCGTCGGGTCAGGTGGTCGCAAAGGTCAAGGGCAGAAACAGAACGGCCCCGCT contains these protein-coding regions:
- a CDS encoding FMN-binding negative transcriptional regulator, with amino-acid sequence MFTPRAFAETDLLWLDRLLARDPFVTVLTTGNDGLPELTRLPVLYQRNGDHIELRGHWARANPQARHTGVSKVLVDGPHGYVSASWYPDKEPAARVPTWNYAAAELRGQLQPFDDTDALAQLVSDIGDHFEASVGQDWRFEPERDDHRRQLRGIVGFRFTVEQVQLKLKLSQNHPGANQQVVIAELERLETPRSTELAQWMRQYRDEAAASG
- a CDS encoding 3-hydroxyanthranilate 3,4-dioxygenase, whose protein sequence is MLASPINLLGWIEENRHLLKPPVGNKMIDNGDFIVMVVGGPNSRTDFHYDEGPEWFYQLEGEMVLKVQEDGAVRDIPIRAGEIFLLPGKVPHSPRRPPGGVGLVVERKRLPHERDGVIWHCERCNHKLYEEYFTLQNIETDLPKVFARYQASLELRTCSECGHVDPLPAPAAA
- the asnS gene encoding asparagine--tRNA ligase encodes the protein MTVVSVEHALAGKIPEGGEVTVRGWVRTVRGSANLAFVNVTDGSCFAPIQVVAGDALANFDEIKRLTTGCSLVATGTLVKSQGKGQSFEIQASAVEVVGWVEDPLTYPIQPKPMTPEFLREVAHLRPRTNLFGAVTRIRNCLAQAVHRFFHENGFNWISTPIITTSDAEGAGQMFRVSTLDMVNLPRDAQGGIDFSRDFFGKETFLTVSGQLNVEAYCLALSKVYTFGPTFRAENSHTTRHLAEFWMIEPEIAFADLAEDARLAEEFLKYLFRAVLNERGDDLAFIAERVDKNAITKLEDFINAPFERIDYTDAVSLLQKSGKKFDFPVEWGLDLQTEHERWLTEEHVGRPVVVTNYPEHIKAFYMRLNDDGRTVAAMDVLAPGIGEIIGGSQREERLDVLDARMAQFGLDREHYSWYRDFRRYGSVPHAGFGLGFERLVVYVCGLSNIRDAIPYPRAPGSADF
- a CDS encoding HesB/IscA family protein, producing MAVSLTPIAFERVQRFVAQTPGALGLRFGVTKTGCSGWGHITDLARDERADDTVFDQDGVKIYVDAKSLALVDGTVIDFGKHGLSETFTFSNPNATAECGCGESFTTDADKA
- the can gene encoding carbonate dehydratase produces the protein MKDIHKLLQNNREWADRIEKEDPDFFHQLAKQQHPEYLWIGCSDSRVPANQIIGMAPGEVFVHRNVANVVVHTDLNCLSVIQYAVDQLKVKHILIVGHYGCGGVHASLNNTRVGLADNWLRHVGDVAQKHAAIMDAIEEPELKHARLCELNVIEQVVNACRSTIVQDAWARGQKLMVHGWVYSLKDGRVREMGIDVGAPEDLQPAYEKALSYVPRRGRRD
- a CDS encoding CbrC family protein, producing the protein MERPLFIYHPNAYALSFEEVDGICDCCGQSRTLRYRGPFYTPLRPDYLCPWCIADGRAAASYEGEFTGWSDIEGVSPDPADPPPTIPRGQLLEICERTPGYSSWQQSVWLSHCERPCAFLGFAGSEDLLPILDQVRPDVAEVNPRDSDWLLEHLSRDGEMVGCLFQCLQCGQHRLHVDLG
- the rpsR gene encoding 30S ribosomal protein S18; the encoded protein is MSKFFRRRKFCKFTAEGVKEIDYKDLNTLRQYLTENGKIVPSRVTGTKSKYQRQLATAVKRARFLALIPYTDNHDV
- the rpsF gene encoding 30S ribosomal protein S6, with the protein product MSRHYEIVFMVHPDQSEQVPAMIERYKSLVENGNGTIHRLEDWGRRQLAYPIQNLVKAHYVLLNIEVDQAVLTELTESFRFNDAVLRNLVIKRDEADTEQSLIMKSKDEKGDKPERGERRRRDDEEGETTPAADNDAGDDAASAA